A stretch of the Planktothricoides raciborskii GIHE-MW2 genome encodes the following:
- a CDS encoding S8 family peptidase, with the protein MKKFFLLGLFLVGLIWAIASFQGLAAQGAYESIVLDFREDISPSQIDKKLSILTQEYQLAPRLNSEFSQADNLYIVKGDRTLFDRLKKSEIGRYTEYIEPNYIYSTLGSPNDPDYSKQWNFRSINVEKAWEDTKGEGVTVAVIDTGVSRVPDLKDTKFVKGYDFVNDREVADDDNGHGTHVAGTIAQTTNNGYGVAGIAYQANIMPLKVLSAGGGGTIADIAEAIKFAADNGADVINMSLGGGGESQAMKEAIAYAHSKGVVVVAAAGNSNDNSASYPARYSHVIGVSAINAAGVKSPYSNYGAGVDISAPGGDTSETESGGILQETINPQTGQPMFAYFQGTSMASPHVAGVAALIKASGVDDPEQVTGILKQSARAIKDDPLNHFGAGQLDAANAVAIATKGQITFRDFFRWLRDNGYLNPRFWIDGGAYALLPKLAMVLGSYLLAWFLRNYFPFAWNWNLATGLVFGSSGLFVLRGFYIFDLPQWPMRIMGSSIPELGTAISGSSALNPIFASIAIPLVLVILLLGHRDWKWFAIGSTLGVASCLAVSALLFNPPTLLWIGSGIGARLFLLVNALLCFSLARLAMKGEEKLA; encoded by the coding sequence ATGAAAAAATTTTTCTTGCTCGGTTTATTTTTGGTTGGGCTAATTTGGGCGATCGCCTCCTTTCAGGGATTGGCGGCCCAAGGCGCTTACGAGTCCATTGTCTTGGATTTTCGTGAAGATATTTCTCCCAGCCAAATTGACAAAAAACTTAGCATACTCACTCAAGAGTATCAGCTTGCGCCTCGTTTAAATAGTGAATTTTCTCAGGCAGATAATCTATATATCGTGAAGGGCGATCGCACACTTTTTGATCGCCTGAAAAAATCGGAAATTGGTAGATATACCGAATATATAGAACCAAACTATATCTATAGTACCCTGGGAAGTCCCAACGACCCCGACTATAGCAAACAGTGGAATTTCCGCAGCATTAACGTAGAAAAAGCTTGGGAAGACACCAAAGGGGAAGGCGTCACCGTGGCAGTGATTGACACGGGGGTTTCTCGCGTTCCCGACCTAAAAGATACCAAATTTGTCAAAGGCTACGATTTCGTGAACGATCGCGAAGTAGCCGATGATGACAACGGACATGGCACCCACGTAGCCGGAACCATTGCCCAAACCACCAACAACGGTTATGGTGTTGCCGGTATTGCTTACCAAGCCAACATTATGCCGTTAAAAGTCCTCAGTGCTGGTGGTGGTGGCACGATCGCCGATATCGCCGAAGCGATTAAATTTGCTGCCGATAACGGCGCCGATGTAATTAACATGAGTCTCGGTGGTGGGGGCGAAAGCCAAGCCATGAAAGAGGCGATCGCCTACGCTCACAGCAAAGGAGTGGTCGTCGTTGCCGCCGCTGGCAACTCCAATGATAACAGCGCTTCCTATCCCGCTCGTTACTCTCATGTGATTGGGGTTTCCGCCATCAACGCTGCTGGCGTCAAATCTCCCTACTCCAACTATGGCGCGGGTGTAGACATTTCCGCCCCTGGTGGCGATACCTCAGAAACCGAAAGCGGGGGCATTCTCCAAGAAACCATTAACCCCCAAACCGGCCAGCCCATGTTTGCTTATTTCCAAGGCACCAGCATGGCATCCCCCCACGTTGCGGGAGTTGCGGCATTAATCAAAGCCTCTGGAGTGGATGACCCAGAACAAGTCACTGGCATTCTCAAACAGTCGGCGCGGGCAATTAAAGATGACCCCTTAAACCACTTTGGGGCCGGACAACTGGATGCCGCCAATGCCGTGGCGATCGCCACCAAAGGCCAAATCACCTTCCGGGACTTCTTCCGCTGGCTGCGGGATAACGGTTATTTGAATCCGCGTTTCTGGATTGATGGTGGCGCTTACGCACTGTTACCGAAACTGGCAATGGTACTCGGTTCCTATTTGCTGGCTTGGTTCTTACGGAACTATTTCCCCTTTGCTTGGAACTGGAACCTCGCTACCGGCTTAGTTTTTGGCAGTTCCGGGTTATTCGTCCTGCGCGGCTTCTATATCTTTGATTTACCTCAATGGCCCATGCGAATTATGGGTAGTTCCATCCCCGAACTGGGCACCGCCATTAGTGGCAGTAGCGCCCTGAACCCAATTTTTGCCAGTATCGCCATTCCCCTGGTTTTAGTCATCCTGCTGCTAGGACACCGAGACTGGAAATGGTTTGCGATCGGTTCAACCCTCGGCGTTGCTAGTTGTTTAGCCGTTAGCGCCTTATTATTCAACCCGCCCACATTATTGTGGATCGGTAGCGGTATCGGCGCCCGTCTATTCTTATTGGTGAATGCCCTGTTATGTTTCTCCTTAGCGCGTTTAGCCATGAAAGGAGAAGAAAAACTAGCATGA
- a CDS encoding peptidoglycan DD-metalloendopeptidase family protein, giving the protein MSLPTTNNQWARQSGDDILFDGNLSNGESSAAVKQVFSNLSTAILGQPYKMTAGYAYDQSYRTGYGKWHAGTDIGAPLGTPVKAAVGGTLIELQRTPQTNNRFVAVQGDDGHLWVYGHLQSLKVPIGGRINAGQQLASVGNPAAPHLHLEVQPNRRTYTVTNGASPDQNFVLNNTMSPLQAFWQSRGSGFPISGTPTAGNDNITGTSGNDNIDGLAGNDTISGAAGNDTLKGNTGNDLLYGNDGNDSMLGGLGNDTLIGGAGNDVLDGFWYSGTGGNGEKDRLRGDAGADTFVIGDYYGKGYLGSSWAVIEDFTKGQDRIKVQGSLSQYLLRSGSGYGYSSNDTAIVLKSNPNEVLAVALGVSTSNDTIQLSTRDFISAY; this is encoded by the coding sequence ATGTCTTTACCTACAACAAATAACCAATGGGCTCGTCAGAGTGGTGATGACATTCTGTTTGATGGTAATCTATCAAATGGAGAAAGTTCAGCGGCAGTTAAACAGGTTTTCAGCAATTTATCCACAGCAATTCTGGGACAGCCGTACAAAATGACCGCAGGTTACGCTTATGACCAAAGTTATCGTACCGGCTACGGAAAATGGCACGCTGGTACTGATATCGGTGCGCCACTTGGAACACCAGTAAAAGCTGCTGTTGGTGGAACTTTAATTGAACTGCAAAGAACTCCTCAGACTAATAACCGTTTTGTGGCTGTCCAAGGAGATGATGGTCATCTTTGGGTTTATGGTCACTTGCAAAGTCTGAAAGTCCCAATTGGTGGACGAATTAATGCAGGACAACAACTAGCTTCAGTAGGTAATCCCGCAGCACCTCATTTGCATCTAGAAGTCCAACCTAATCGTCGCACTTATACGGTGACTAACGGTGCTAGTCCCGATCAAAACTTTGTTTTAAATAACACCATGAGTCCGCTACAAGCTTTTTGGCAGTCTCGTGGTAGCGGTTTTCCAATCTCAGGAACTCCCACAGCCGGAAATGATAATATTACCGGGACTTCTGGCAACGACAATATTGACGGTTTGGCTGGGAATGATACTATATCGGGAGCCGCAGGCAATGACACTCTGAAGGGCAATACAGGTAATGATTTACTGTATGGAAATGATGGTAATGATTCGATGCTGGGTGGCCTGGGAAATGACACCTTGATTGGTGGAGCAGGTAACGATGTTTTAGATGGTTTTTGGTACAGTGGCACTGGTGGAAATGGAGAAAAAGATCGCTTACGCGGTGATGCTGGTGCCGATACCTTTGTGATTGGTGATTACTACGGCAAAGGCTATCTCGGTTCTAGCTGGGCTGTGATTGAAGACTTTACCAAAGGACAAGATCGAATCAAAGTTCAAGGAAGTCTGAGTCAATATCTGTTACGTTCTGGTAGTGGATATGGCTATTCTAGTAATGATACCGCGATTGTTTTAAAAAGTAATCCTAATGAAGTTTTAGCGGTTGCCTTGGGTGTATCCACATCTAATGATACAATTCAACTCTCCACTAGAGATTTCATTTCTGCTTATTAA
- a CDS encoding NACHT domain-containing protein produces the protein MMDARTFERKFNSLTGKPKDVLTPTLNGQSDEDIAKSLGIEASTVRKHQSNIYKHFFGSGQRNSRQDLIDLFRQHKPELVRVKENGDRTPTDPSPPLECHADESKNPCTDSHSTVSEAMPENAISENPSQNILVIDWGEAPEIQGFVGRTTELEQLKNWIIRDRCRLVAILGLGGIGKTGLAVELINQVEKAPQQPFQLVFWRSLRDAPELETIVTDLLEFIARQTNIIVDQTSDIKSKINQLIKVLAEVPCLVVLDNLESIFRPKDNQVGTYLNGYENYGELLQRMRQGRHQSCLLITSREKPSEVEISNLCQTLPIKGLQAEAEAILNQKGLLGTTQEKQALISKYDGNPLALIIASELIKEVHQGKIQNFLKSDRLMTGKIEDLLNQQYQRLSDLEKPVMYWLAINRKPVLLAQLQKDIYPSPDYKQLRDAVQSLIRRSLIETTEKGYTLQNVIMEYMTDKLREAICGEIKAGKFDENHKFNRYALLKASAEDYIRRTQKRLIINPIMDKLNSDFSEQLVPHLKSIISQVKSQNLRGYAAGNLINLLCNSNRPANLADWDFSGLTIRQAFLRDVELPGVNLEHTKLHQCIFPLSMGEVWHGVFYRDSELVVGDNLGTIYILDIKTHQTRKILPAHSSDLTSLKVNEEQETIISVSRDQTILFWDFNTGKCQRTIPFQTDAITVSTISPDEKFLATNHLNSPDVELWDLNTGQHIRTLSGHQAPVTGIAFSPTNPQLLLTGSKDTNIILWNLETGKLIETLTGHYRETESGSLAFSKDGNILVTGSNDSTIKFWDISDLHNIKEFHCISDGHQNDVRSLAFSPDGKLLASGDGDRLVKLWDISEMTNPEPINTLKKHSSWLDLVKFSSNGKYLLTAAADKIVCLWDVETPEKPSELETWRGYSNWIRSLAFSPDGKMLISGSDDYTVRIWDVTTKQLKDTWRGHQQRVSTVAVSPDGKILASGSWDYTVRLWNLQTGEWDETDVKDKHTDQVYGVAFAPDQSFLVSVGDDHTVKVWNLATKSLAKQWQPQLEQLFAVAVSPDSQTIAVGGHKHRIKLWNIHTGEEKLLTESGREVLGLAFSPDGKKLASSSFDLTVRLWDLATGKELRKWDCQQVWTYGVAFSPNGELIASGSADYSLCLWDINSYECCHRLLGHKKSVTTVAFSPDGEIVASGSVDETIKLWDVKTGECLATLEIPRPFAQSKITGIQGETEVETEAIKATLKALGALE, from the coding sequence ATGATGGATGCCAGAACATTTGAGCGAAAGTTTAATAGTCTAACAGGCAAGCCAAAAGATGTACTAACGCCAACGCTGAATGGCCAAAGTGATGAGGATATTGCCAAGTCCCTGGGTATTGAAGCCAGCACGGTGAGAAAGCACCAATCGAATATTTACAAGCATTTTTTCGGTTCAGGACAGCGGAACTCCCGGCAGGATTTAATTGATTTGTTTCGCCAACACAAGCCGGAGTTAGTCCGAGTTAAGGAGAACGGCGATCGCACCCCTACTGACCCCTCGCCTCCATTAGAGTGTCATGCAGACGAAAGCAAGAATCCATGTACTGACTCCCATTCCACCGTTAGCGAAGCTATGCCCGAAAACGCTATCAGCGAGAATCCATCGCAGAATATACTGGTTATCGACTGGGGAGAAGCCCCGGAAATTCAGGGTTTTGTCGGCAGAACCACAGAACTTGAACAACTGAAAAACTGGATTATTCGCGATCGCTGTCGTCTAGTAGCAATTTTAGGACTGGGGGGAATTGGCAAAACTGGATTAGCGGTAGAACTGATTAATCAAGTAGAAAAAGCACCGCAACAGCCTTTTCAACTGGTATTTTGGCGCAGCTTGCGTGACGCGCCGGAATTAGAAACAATTGTCACAGATTTACTGGAATTTATTGCCCGCCAAACCAATATTATTGTTGACCAAACCTCAGATATAAAGAGTAAAATTAATCAGTTGATTAAAGTTTTGGCTGAAGTTCCCTGTTTAGTGGTTTTGGATAATTTGGAATCAATTTTTCGGCCAAAGGACAATCAGGTAGGAACCTACTTGAATGGATATGAAAACTATGGAGAATTGCTTCAGCGAATGCGACAAGGCAGACATCAAAGTTGTTTGCTGATTACCAGTCGGGAGAAACCCAGCGAAGTTGAGATTTCAAACCTTTGCCAAACTCTGCCCATCAAGGGTTTACAGGCTGAGGCTGAAGCTATTCTCAATCAAAAAGGATTGTTAGGAACGACTCAGGAAAAACAGGCATTAATTAGCAAATATGACGGGAATCCTTTAGCGTTAATTATTGCTTCAGAACTGATTAAGGAAGTTCATCAGGGAAAAATTCAGAACTTTCTCAAGAGCGATCGCCTGATGACCGGCAAAATCGAGGATTTGTTAAATCAGCAATATCAACGGTTATCCGATTTAGAAAAGCCGGTGATGTATTGGCTGGCGATTAATCGAAAACCCGTATTATTAGCCCAGTTACAGAAAGATATTTATCCATCACCTGATTATAAACAGTTGCGAGACGCAGTACAAAGTCTTATCCGGCGATCGCTCATCGAAACAACCGAAAAGGGTTATACCTTACAAAATGTCATCATGGAATACATGACCGACAAGTTGCGAGAGGCAATTTGCGGGGAAATCAAAGCCGGTAAATTCGATGAGAATCATAAATTTAATCGTTATGCCTTACTCAAAGCCAGCGCCGAAGATTATATCCGTCGCACTCAAAAACGTCTAATTATTAATCCGATTATGGATAAGTTAAACTCAGATTTTTCTGAGCAACTGGTTCCCCATTTAAAATCAATAATTTCCCAGGTAAAAAGTCAAAACCTCAGAGGCTATGCGGCGGGTAATTTAATCAATTTATTGTGCAATAGTAATCGGCCAGCAAATTTAGCCGATTGGGATTTTTCTGGCTTAACAATCAGGCAAGCATTTTTAAGAGATGTGGAATTGCCGGGAGTGAATCTGGAACATACTAAATTACATCAGTGCATTTTTCCCTTGTCTATGGGAGAAGTCTGGCATGGAGTTTTTTATCGAGATAGTGAATTAGTCGTTGGCGATAATCTGGGGACAATTTATATTTTAGACATTAAAACTCACCAAACCCGCAAAATTTTACCCGCCCACTCCAGCGATCTTACCTCCCTGAAAGTAAACGAGGAACAAGAAACTATCATTAGTGTGAGTCGCGATCAAACCATCCTTTTTTGGGATTTTAACACAGGCAAATGCCAGCGAACTATTCCGTTCCAGACTGATGCTATCACCGTTTCTACTATTAGTCCCGATGAAAAATTTTTAGCAACTAACCATCTCAATTCCCCTGATGTAGAACTATGGGATTTGAATACAGGGCAACATATCAGAACTTTATCAGGACATCAAGCACCAGTCACAGGAATTGCTTTTAGTCCGACAAATCCGCAACTGCTATTGACTGGCAGTAAAGACACAAATATCATACTCTGGAATCTGGAAACAGGTAAACTTATAGAGACTCTGACCGGACATTATCGGGAGACAGAAAGTGGGTCATTAGCTTTTAGCAAAGATGGCAATATTTTAGTCACAGGTAGCAATGACTCGACCATTAAATTTTGGGATATTTCCGATTTGCATAACATTAAGGAGTTTCACTGTATCTCTGATGGTCATCAGAATGACGTGCGAAGTCTAGCTTTTAGTCCCGATGGCAAATTATTGGCAAGTGGGGATGGGGATAGATTGGTGAAACTATGGGATATTTCAGAGATGACCAATCCCGAACCAATCAATACTTTAAAGAAACATAGTAGTTGGCTAGACTTAGTTAAGTTTAGCAGCAATGGCAAGTATTTATTGACCGCTGCGGCGGATAAAATCGTGTGTTTGTGGGATGTGGAAACCCCCGAAAAACCCAGTGAGTTGGAAACTTGGCGAGGCTATAGCAATTGGATTAGATCCCTGGCTTTTAGTCCTGATGGCAAAATGCTGATCAGTGGTAGTGATGATTATACCGTGAGAATTTGGGATGTCACTACAAAACAATTAAAAGATACTTGGCGAGGACATCAACAAAGAGTGAGCACCGTTGCCGTAAGTCCTGATGGGAAAATTCTGGCAAGTGGCAGTTGGGATTATACGGTGAGGTTGTGGAATTTGCAGACGGGTGAATGGGATGAAACTGATGTTAAAGATAAACATACCGATCAAGTTTATGGCGTTGCTTTTGCTCCCGATCAAAGCTTTTTAGTTAGTGTGGGTGACGATCATACCGTGAAAGTTTGGAATTTAGCCACCAAATCTCTGGCAAAACAATGGCAGCCTCAACTAGAGCAATTATTTGCTGTAGCGGTGAGTCCTGATAGTCAAACGATCGCCGTGGGGGGTCATAAACACCGCATAAAATTGTGGAATATTCATACAGGTGAAGAAAAACTTTTAACCGAAAGCGGGCGAGAAGTTCTTGGACTAGCCTTTAGTCCAGATGGCAAAAAGTTAGCCAGTAGCAGTTTTGATCTCACGGTGCGGTTGTGGGATTTAGCCACTGGAAAAGAACTGAGAAAATGGGATTGTCAACAAGTTTGGACTTACGGGGTTGCCTTTAGTCCGAATGGTGAATTAATCGCCAGTGGTAGTGCGGATTATAGTTTGTGTTTATGGGATATTAACAGTTATGAATGTTGTCATCGTTTGTTAGGACATAAAAAGAGTGTCACCACTGTAGCATTTAGTCCCGATGGGGAAATAGTTGCCAGTGGCAGTGTGGATGAAACCATTAAACTTTGGGATGTGAAGACAGGTGAATGTCTGGCTACTTTAGAAATTCCTCGTCCGTTTGCCCAGAGCAAAATTACCGGAATTCAAGGGGAAACTGAGGTAGAAACAGAAGCAATTAAAGCCACTTTAAAAGCATTAGGTGCCCTAGAATGA
- a CDS encoding Uma2 family endonuclease: MQLKQFKYPIEQRETPVSPRETLPTMYDLPSENPEEPGLPDEFHDFQPELLRVTFRPPNYPAEKVFCGSDMNLYYDGRHHSWYKRPDWFGVVGVSRLYDEKDLRLSYVIWQEVVAPTVVVELLSPGTEKEDLGRSTRLSNQPPTKWEVYEQILKVPYYIVFDRYTDTLKAFEIRAGFYQEIELKEPRIWMPQLELGLGLWSGEYEGLNRVWLRWYDAQGNWILTPTEQAQANFEAERQRAETERQRAETERQRAETERQRAEAERQRAETERQLAEAERQKSQRLEELLRSHGIDPNSLNG; this comes from the coding sequence ATGCAACTTAAACAATTTAAATACCCGATAGAACAAAGAGAAACTCCTGTTTCTCCGAGAGAAACCCTGCCCACCATGTATGACTTACCTAGTGAAAACCCGGAGGAACCTGGTTTGCCTGACGAATTCCATGACTTTCAACCCGAACTTTTGCGCGTAACTTTTCGCCCCCCCAACTACCCAGCAGAAAAAGTGTTTTGCGGTAGTGATATGAACCTTTATTATGATGGGCGACACCATTCTTGGTATAAACGACCAGACTGGTTTGGAGTGGTCGGGGTGTCACGGCTTTATGACGAAAAGGATTTACGGTTAAGTTATGTGATTTGGCAAGAAGTGGTTGCCCCGACGGTGGTGGTAGAATTACTATCACCCGGAACGGAAAAAGAAGACTTAGGCAGAAGTACGAGATTAAGCAATCAACCCCCGACAAAATGGGAAGTTTACGAGCAAATTTTGAAGGTTCCTTATTATATCGTATTCGATCGCTATACGGATACATTAAAAGCCTTTGAAATCCGGGCTGGGTTTTATCAGGAAATCGAGTTAAAAGAACCCAGAATTTGGATGCCTCAATTAGAATTAGGTTTGGGTTTGTGGTCGGGAGAATATGAAGGACTTAATCGCGTTTGGTTGCGTTGGTATGATGCCCAAGGTAATTGGATTTTAACACCAACGGAACAAGCCCAAGCAAATTTTGAAGCAGAACGTCAACGGGCGGAAACTGAACGGCAACGGGCGGAAACTGAACGGCAACGGGCGGAAACTGAACGGCAACGGGCTGAAGCGGAACGGCAACGGGCGGAAACTGAACGACAACTGGCTGAAGCGGAACGGCAAAAATCCCAGCGTTTAGAAGAATTGCTGCGATCGCATGGCATTGACCCAAATAGTTTAAACGGCTAG
- a CDS encoding homocysteine S-methyltransferase family protein, with amino-acid sequence MMTKHSDLRKSVEILDGGTGEELQRLGLPDDRKIWSARALVDQQYHDLVRRVHQNFIRAGALYITTNNYAVTPNCGLADRLEELTRLAGHLAVEARDKCHQEGYLRVKICGCLPPLGESYRPDLILPKEISLDYYRRIALSLLPFVDIYLAETMSCLAEASWALTAANSVSPDMPLWVSWTVQKDGCLRSGEPATEAIRSLLKLPGIEGRLKAIAFNCSEPESITLTLQSIHGDRALTEDLQQRGIQLGAYGNRLVPVEANFELAKSESAAPTREDITEKVYTNFALEWVKLGAHFIGGCCGVSPQYIKNLSDRLI; translated from the coding sequence ATGATGACTAAACATTCCGATCTAAGAAAATCCGTAGAGATATTAGATGGAGGAACGGGAGAAGAATTACAACGGCTGGGACTGCCGGACGATCGCAAAATTTGGTCTGCCCGTGCCCTAGTAGACCAGCAATATCACGATTTAGTGCGGCGCGTTCATCAAAATTTTATTCGGGCAGGGGCGCTTTATATTACTACTAATAATTATGCGGTGACTCCTAACTGTGGATTAGCCGATCGCCTGGAAGAATTAACCAGATTGGCGGGTCATTTAGCGGTGGAAGCTAGAGATAAATGTCACCAAGAAGGATATCTAAGAGTGAAAATTTGTGGTTGTCTACCTCCGCTGGGAGAAAGTTACCGCCCCGACCTGATTTTACCCAAAGAAATTTCCCTGGATTACTATCGCCGCATTGCGCTGAGTTTACTGCCTTTTGTGGATATTTATCTGGCGGAAACTATGTCTTGTTTGGCAGAAGCAAGCTGGGCATTAACAGCGGCAAATTCAGTCAGTCCAGATATGCCTTTATGGGTGTCTTGGACAGTGCAAAAAGATGGCTGTTTGCGAAGTGGAGAACCGGCAACAGAGGCGATTCGTTCTTTACTGAAATTACCCGGAATTGAGGGAAGACTAAAGGCGATCGCGTTTAACTGTAGCGAACCGGAATCAATCACATTAACCTTGCAATCTATTCATGGCGATCGCGCCTTAACCGAAGATTTACAACAGCGCGGAATTCAATTAGGGGCTTATGGGAATCGGTTAGTTCCAGTAGAGGCAAATTTTGAATTAGCCAAAAGTGAATCTGCTGCCCCAACCAGAGAGGATATCACCGAAAAAGTTTACACTAATTTTGCCTTAGAATGGGTGAAACTAGGGGCGCATTTTATTGGGGGCTGTTGTGGAGTCAGTCCCCAATATATTAAAAATTTATCCGATAGATTAATCTAG
- a CDS encoding SGNH/GDSL hydrolase family protein, giving the protein MNKIPSWALLSLAANGLLLLTVSLLLAKGSGSSADWSKSAKLNNEQTLESIKVSPSQLQLGPKHRWNYDQWVAQLGREAKAVAKNPPERLFILAGDSITLWFPPELLPPGKTWLNQGISGETSQGLLKRLKILDETNPETVFVLIGINDLIRGESPETVLENSRLIIRDILWAHPNAQVVVQSILPHSSEDATWERRDRLLAIPNETIREMNSQLKAIAEEENVYFLDLHPLFTDANGNLRLELTTDGLHLSRQGYLVWRSAIDLFTQMKLE; this is encoded by the coding sequence TTGAATAAAATTCCGTCTTGGGCTTTATTATCCTTGGCAGCGAATGGGTTGCTGCTTTTGACGGTCAGTTTGCTGCTGGCAAAAGGCTCAGGATCTTCCGCTGACTGGTCAAAATCGGCCAAATTGAATAATGAACAAACCCTAGAAAGCATCAAGGTATCCCCCAGTCAACTCCAGTTAGGGCCAAAACATCGCTGGAATTATGACCAATGGGTTGCCCAGTTGGGCCGGGAAGCCAAAGCGGTGGCGAAAAATCCGCCCGAACGGTTGTTTATTTTAGCTGGGGATTCGATAACTCTGTGGTTTCCTCCAGAGTTATTGCCACCGGGTAAAACTTGGCTGAATCAAGGGATTTCGGGAGAAACTTCTCAGGGCTTATTGAAGCGATTAAAAATCCTGGATGAAACTAATCCCGAAACGGTGTTTGTTTTGATTGGAATTAATGACTTGATTCGCGGGGAGTCACCGGAAACGGTGCTGGAAAATTCCCGTTTAATTATCCGCGATATTCTTTGGGCTCATCCTAATGCTCAAGTGGTGGTGCAGTCAATTTTACCCCACAGTTCAGAAGATGCGACTTGGGAAAGACGCGATCGCCTCTTAGCAATTCCCAATGAGACTATTCGCGAGATGAACAGTCAACTAAAAGCGATCGCAGAGGAAGAAAATGTTTATTTCCTAGATTTACATCCTTTATTTACGGATGCTAATGGAAATCTACGGTTAGAGTTAACCACCGATGGTCTACATTTAAGCCGTCAAGGATATTTAGTTTGGCGATCGGCGATCGATTTATTTACTCAAATGAAATTAGAATAA
- the cas6 gene encoding CRISPR-associated endoribonuclease Cas6 codes for MPHSLVLNIQPKSWIPPQYLTGRHLHALFLTLVSAGDRELGDYLHEQKNDKAFTLSPLQISGKMRSAFGIDSLEWEYHQGISGGTRCWWRISLLDDTLFSRLTKLWLNLNPEHSWHLGPADLHITSILGTAQPQQPWANFSSYSTLYEKASDRDRQLAFTIATPTSFRQGQYDASLPTRDCVFNSLLHRWNKYSGIEFSPDLLGMIFPSFFNIRTEVVGDSRSTFIGCIGEISFRILGEVEPTAIKQLNALADFALYAGLGRKTTMGMGMVRRVNFSLVN; via the coding sequence ATGCCTCACAGTCTTGTCCTCAACATCCAACCTAAATCTTGGATTCCTCCCCAATACCTCACCGGCAGACATTTACACGCCCTATTTCTCACCTTGGTCAGCGCGGGAGATCGAGAATTAGGCGACTATCTCCATGAGCAAAAAAATGATAAAGCTTTCACCCTCAGTCCTTTACAAATTAGCGGAAAAATGCGGAGTGCATTCGGCATTGATTCGTTAGAATGGGAGTATCATCAAGGCATTAGTGGGGGGACTCGTTGCTGGTGGCGGATTTCTTTATTAGATGATACATTGTTTTCTCGCTTGACTAAGCTTTGGTTGAATTTAAACCCAGAGCATTCTTGGCATTTAGGGCCAGCAGATTTACACATTACCAGTATTTTAGGCACGGCGCAACCTCAGCAACCTTGGGCAAATTTTAGCTCTTATTCTACTTTATATGAAAAGGCTTCCGATCGCGATCGCCAACTGGCTTTTACCATTGCCACACCGACCTCTTTTCGTCAGGGACAGTACGATGCCTCTTTGCCAACCAGGGATTGTGTCTTTAATAGTTTGCTGCACCGCTGGAATAAATACAGTGGCATAGAGTTTTCCCCTGATTTGTTAGGGATGATTTTTCCCAGTTTTTTTAATATTCGTACCGAAGTAGTGGGGGATTCTCGGAGCACTTTTATCGGCTGTATTGGGGAGATTAGTTTCCGAATTTTGGGAGAGGTTGAACCCACTGCAATTAAACAACTAAATGCCTTGGCGGATTTTGCTTTATATGCCGGTTTGGGACGCAAAACTACGATGGGTATGGGAATGGTGCGGCGAGTTAATTTTTCTCTGGTTAATTGA